The following proteins are co-located in the Psilocybe cubensis strain MGC-MH-2018 chromosome 5, whole genome shotgun sequence genome:
- a CDS encoding Molybdopterin synthase sulfur carrier subunit: MSDHAKTITVLYFAAASTATGITSEEVPIPESGLKLLGLTELLVSRHPNVGLKEIIDASQWSVDLEMVDDPETILLKGGEEVAVICPVSGG, encoded by the coding sequence ATGTCAGATCATGCAAAAACGATAACTGTTCTGTATTTCGCAGCAGCCTCTACTGCAACGGGAATAACATCAGAGGAAGTCCCGATACCTGAAAGTGGTCTAAAGCTTTTAGGATTGACCGAACTATTGGTATCGCGGCACCCAAATGTAGGCCTCAAGGAAATCATAGATGCAAGCCAGTGGAGCGTTGATCTCGAGATGGTGGACGACCCTGAGACCATTTTGCTGAAGGGAGGCGAGGAAGTTGCTGTGATATGCCCAGTGTCAGGGGGCTGA